From the genome of Paucidesulfovibrio gracilis DSM 16080, one region includes:
- a CDS encoding sigma-70 family RNA polymerase sigma factor: MTDTISQPEVHRSSDTDAGAGEASNNTSNAPAKRGGDMLPALKEKRSSAVVPSDPLSLYLREISKFPLLKPEEEQELAQRVRDNGDQDAAFRLVSSHLRLVVKIAMDFQRRWMQNALDLIQEGNVGLMKAVNKFDPDKGIKFSYYAAFWIKAYILKYIMDNWRMVKIGTTQTQRKLFYNLNKERQRLLSLGFDPTTEALSESLNVSESEIVEMDQRLSRGDMSLDMPVGDDTDATRLDFLPSLAPGVEETLSDNQISRILLENLKAIEHQLNEKELAILNERLLSDSPVTLREIGERYGVTRERVRQIEARLLQKLRQHLENTVDDFSVEWINDNE; encoded by the coding sequence ATGACGGATACCATCTCCCAGCCGGAAGTTCACCGGTCTTCGGACACAGACGCCGGAGCCGGGGAAGCATCCAACAATACCAGCAACGCTCCCGCCAAGCGCGGCGGCGATATGCTGCCGGCGCTCAAGGAGAAGCGCTCCAGCGCGGTCGTTCCCAGCGATCCGCTCTCGCTGTATCTGCGCGAAATTTCCAAGTTCCCCCTGCTCAAGCCCGAGGAAGAACAGGAGCTGGCCCAGCGCGTGCGCGACAACGGCGACCAGGACGCGGCCTTCCGGCTCGTGTCCTCGCATTTGCGCCTGGTGGTCAAGATCGCCATGGACTTCCAACGCCGCTGGATGCAAAACGCCCTGGATCTGATCCAGGAAGGCAACGTGGGGCTGATGAAGGCCGTGAATAAGTTCGACCCGGACAAGGGCATCAAGTTTTCCTACTATGCCGCGTTCTGGATCAAGGCCTACATCCTTAAGTACATCATGGACAACTGGCGCATGGTCAAGATCGGCACCACCCAGACCCAGCGCAAGCTGTTTTATAATCTGAACAAGGAACGCCAGCGTCTGCTTTCCCTCGGGTTCGACCCCACCACCGAGGCGCTCTCCGAATCCCTGAACGTGAGCGAATCGGAAATCGTGGAAATGGACCAGCGCCTCTCCCGGGGGGACATGTCCCTGGACATGCCCGTGGGCGACGATACCGACGCCACACGCCTGGACTTTCTGCCCTCCCTGGCTCCGGGCGTGGAGGAGACCCTCTCCGACAATCAAATTTCCCGCATTCTGCTGGAAAACCTCAAAGCCATTGAGCACCAGCTCAATGAAAAGGAACTGGCCATCCTTAATGAACGGCTCCTTTCCGACTCCCCGGTGACGCTGCGGGAAATCGGGGAACGCTACGGCGTCACGCGGGAGCGTGTGCGCCAGATCGAGGCGAGGCTGTTGCAGAAACTTCGGCAACATCTGGAAAATACAGTAGACGACTTTTCCGTGGAGTGGATCAACGACAATGAATGA